In Phyllopteryx taeniolatus isolate TA_2022b chromosome 13, UOR_Ptae_1.2, whole genome shotgun sequence, the following are encoded in one genomic region:
- the LOC133487882 gene encoding cilia- and flagella-associated protein 99-like produces the protein MAKSHGELAKEAIVLLDKFTAGRTSLDDFMEAAAKHLQDMEPESMKFILDLVSGCIEYKKLLDIVINPFFGQGGKLISKRYHNHFVVICYLTIFHFDDLGLQAFSNIVRSLDIKSMHNFLSFFFMNLTTWVQDEWNRVYDVAYVKDHWIEPLLRKRSEIEPLMEKLAAKVSEGMRLRKAPPKTTDLMEFSFVKPKSTSARQPQLSPLPEKHKKIPSSTYRTPKVIQILEEIKQRNHQVAEELLYEVNMKQFGFARPRRTDCTQRLLYQITEDLESRLQSESYNAKAHPPPIIKASQDVGPVKLNTAAMLRRRVLHDRHVEDKLQRIENLVEGAHEPSVFLQKEKEMREKDHQDKLAKIEHKHASVILSHWEAVLARAQTIERNKKAARLKRDETVKRTQQNAQKRLEEEKEKKDLVQQVAEGHSNSQKATERVKKFKQSAVKDFVAHNQEIVRQAQEETKVALTRKLEIISEIHAMECFPNVRSNMFDDTEIAGHELLGEMSHAELKERLFLMKEAEVNEQQKKRDLIQREKQKKKKLLLEDMENINLHSRAMAMATTLRKEEEKQSELQLQKTVIQDIKVLAMQKKIEEVKKECQKLKKNESKKAKPSKQAAAHPDGTVETHSKDGLKKINWEDLEQCLERHIERKAPHVISQRGGHSRNKFN, from the exons ATGGCGAAAAGCCACGGGGAGCTTGCCAAggaggccattgtgctgctcgaCAAGTTCACTGCAGGGAGAACGAGTTTGGATGACTTTATGGAAGCTGCAGCAAAGCATCTGCAG GATATGGAACCTGAATCTATGAAGTTCATTCTTGATCTCGTCTCTGGATGCATCGAGTACAAGAAGTTGCTGGACATAGTCATCAATCCTTTCTTTGGTCAGGGTGGCAAACTTATATCCAAACGTTATCACAACCATTTTGTTG TGATATGTTACCTCACCATATTCCACTTTGATGACCTTGGACTTCAGGCTTTCAGCAACATTGTCAGATCTCTGGACATTAAAAGCATGCACAAT TTCCTGAGTTTCTTCTTTATGAACCTCACCACTTGGGTACAAGATGAGTGGAATCGTGTCTATGATGTTGCATATGTGAAGGACCACTGGATTGAGCCTCTGCTCAG GAAGCGCTCTGAGATTGAGCCGCTCATGGAGAAGCTTGCTGCCAAAGTATCGGAAGGGATGCGCTTACGGAAAGCTCCACCAAAAACTACTGACCTTATGGAGTTCTCCTTTGTTAAACCTAAATCAACATCTGCACGTCAGCCTCAACTCAGCCCTCTGccggaaaaacacaaaaaa ATACCCAGCAGCACTTACAGGACTCCAAAAGTGATCCAGATCTTAGAAGAGATCAAGCAAAGGAACCATCAAGTGGCTGAG GAGCTGCTATATGAGGTTAATATGAAACAATTTGGATTTGCAAGACCAAGAAGGACTGATTGCACACAG AGATTGCTGTACCAGATAACTGAAGATTTGGAATCAAGGCTGCAGTCCGAATCATATAATGCCAAGGCACATCCTCCTCCCATTATTAAG GCTTCTCAGGACGTCGGCCCTGTCAAGCTTAACACTGCTGCCATGCTGAGGCGCAGGGTGCTACATGACCGCCACGTGGAAGACAAGCTGCAGAG AATAGAGAATCTGGTGGAAGGGGCACACGAGCCTTCAGTTTTTCTACAGAAGGAGAAAGAAATGCGCGAGAAAGACCATCAGGATAAATTGGCAAAGATTGAGCACAAGCACGCTAGTGTAATTCTCAGCCATTGGGAGGCCGTTTTAGCCCGCGCACAAACAATAGAACGTAACAAGAAGGCTGCTCGGCTCAAAAGAGATGAG ACAGTTAAGCGGACTCAGCAAAATGCCCAGAAAAGgttggaggaagaaaaagaaaaaaaagacttggtGCAGCAAGTGGCAGAAGGTCACAGTAACTCCCAAAAAGCTACAGAGAGGGTGAAGAAATTCAAGCAGAGCGCTG TAAAAGATTTCGTAGCGCACAATCAGGAGATCGTTCGTCAAGCACAAGAAGAAACAAAGGTAGCGCTAACCAGGAAGTTGGAAATAATCAGTGAAATCCATGCCATGGAATGTTTCCCTAATGTGAGAAGCAACATGTTTGATGACACAGAG ATTGCAGGTCATGAACTGCTAGGAGAGATGTCCCACGCCGAGCTGAAGGAGCGTTTGTTCCTCATGAAGGAAGCAGAGGTGAACGAGCAGCAGAAGAAACGAGACCTCATCCAGAGggagaagcagaagaagaagaaactgcTGTTGGAGGACATGGAGAATATCAACCTCCACAGTAGAGCCATGGCAATGGCCACTACCCTCAG GAAAGAGGAGGAGAAGCAATCCGAGCTGCAATTGCAGAAGACAGTGATACAGGATATAAAGGTCTTGGCTATGCAAAAGAAGATTGAAGAAGTGAAGAAGGAGTGTcaaaaactgaagaaaaatgaAAGCAAGAAGGCCAAACCATCAAAGCAGGCAGCAGCACACCCCGATGGAACCGTAGAGACGCACAGTAAA GATGGATTGAAGAAGATAAACTGGGAAGACTTGGAGCAGTGTTTAGAGCGGCACATCGAGAGGAAAGCTCCTCATGTTATTTCTCAGAGAGGAGGTCACTCAAGaaataaattcaattga
- the LOC133487889 gene encoding cilia- and flagella-associated protein 99-like, with protein MAKSYGTLVKKAIALIDQYPASKQTLDDFIEDASKDLKDMEPQHREFVIIVVSGCIEQKKILDIIINSFYGHDGKHISKYFRSQFVVICYLTIFHFDELGLKDFSNIVRSLNIENMHNFLSFFFTNLTAWIEDELNCIYDAQYVKNHWIDPLLRRRSKIWMFIKRLGAGEMPNSPSKATEPVEFSFFNRKPPSRPHPELSPVPEKYIPVPNSMYRVPKEVQILDDLKQRNHQMTEELLYEANMTPFKCARPQKSESTMRAMAKIKEELDTKLKFNSIFKSQPSPINKKTWPVKLNSATILRQRALHDRKVEEELQRLDNLVKGAYEPSSFLQWQKEMRDKEHREKTAMTDQKHADILISHLEIAMERTKATECNKKAARLKKEEASRMKLKTVQKRMQEVNEKRDLVQQVSEKCKKNPKKAKEKVKKFKRSVVKEISEHSQELLRQAQEEAQAELDGRFRAISELHTIEYCPLTRLKYFDDTETAGHELLGELSHAEVKERLFFMKEADVNEQQKKRDCILEEKDKKQQLLLEDMDSINLHSRVMGMAAALRKEEAKEARFRLQQTQEETIMALRKKFEEKKQDYQKMKTILSKPSKQAAANTRKNTEAHRKSGLKKINWEDLEQSLEEYIERKDSQIVSQRGPLGK; from the exons ATGGCAAAAAGCTATGGAACGCTTGTCAAGAAGGCCATTGCACTGATTGATCAGTATCCAGCTAGCAAACAGACTCTGGACGACTTTATTGAAGATGCTTCAAAAGATCTGAAG GACATGGAACCTCAGCATAGGGAGTTTGTAATCATTGTTGTTTCGGGATGTATTGAGCAAAAGAAGATCCTGGACATCATCATCAATTCCTTCTATGGCCATGATGGGAAACACATATCAAAATATTTTCGCAGCCAGTTTGTCG TCATCTGTTATCTCACTATATTCCACTTTGATGAACTTGGACTGAAGGATTTCAGCAACATTGTCCGATCTCTGAATATTGAGAACATGCACAAT TTCCTGAGTTTCTTCTTTACAAACCTCACCGCTTGGATAGAGGATGAGTTGAACTGTATCTATGATGCCCAATATGTGAAGAACCACTGGATTGACCCACTGCTAAG GAGGCGCTCCAAGATTTGGATGTTCATAAAGAGGCTTGGAGCGGGTGAGATGCCAAACTCTCCATCCAAAGCCACCGAGCCTGTAgagttctctttttttaatcgtAAACCACCATCTCGACCTCACCCTGAGCTCAGCCCTGTGCCAGAAAAATACATACCA GTACCAAACAGCATGTACAGAGTTCCAAAGGAGGTTCAGATATTAGACGATCTCAAGCAAAGGAACCATCAAATGACAGAG GAGCTGCTGTATGAGGCTAATATGACACCGTTCAAATGTGCAAGACCTCAAAAGTCTGAAAGCACAATG AGGGCGATGGCCAAGATAAAGGAAGAGTTGGACACAAAACTCAAGTtcaattccatttttaaaaGTCAGCCTTCTCCTATTAATAAG AAAACGTGGCCTGTGAAACTCAACAGTGCCACAATCCTGCGACAGAGGGCGCTACATGACCGCAAGGTGGAGGAAGAGCTGCAGAg GTTAGATAATCTGGTGAAAGGGGCGTATGAGCCCTCTTCTTTTCTTCAGTGGCAAAAAGAAATGCGTGACAAAGAGCATCGAGAGAAGACAGCAATGACTGATCAGAAACATGCGGACATACTAATCAGCCATCTTGAGATTGCGATGGAACGCACAAAAGCAACAGAGTGTAACAAGAAGGCTGCTCGGCTCAAAAAAGAAGAG GCGTCTCGGATGAAACTGAAAACTGTACAGAAAAGAATGCAGGAGGTAAACGAAAAGAGAGACTTGGTGCAACAAGTATCAGAGAAGTGTAAAAAGAACCCCAAAAAAGCTAAAGAGAAGGTGAAGAAATTCAAGCGAAGTGTCG TAAAGGAAATATCAGAGCACAGTCAAGAGCTCCTTCGTCAAGCCCAAGAGGAAGCGCAGGCAGAGCTCGACGGGAGGTTTCGAGCCATCAGTGAACTCCACACAATTGAATATTGTCCTCTCACTAGGCTCAAATATTTTGATGACACAGAG ACTGCAGGTCATGAGCTGCTAGGAGAGCTGTCCCATGCCGAGGTGAAGGAGCGTCTGTTCTTCATGAAGGAAGCAGACGTGAATGAACAGCAGAAGAAAAGGGACTGCATCCTCGAGGAGAAAGATAAGAAGCAGCAGCTGCTGTTGGAGGACATGGACAGCATCAACCTCCACAGTAGAGTCATGGGAATGGCCGCTGCCCTCAG GAAAGAAGAGGCAAAGGAAGCCAGGTTTAGATTGCAGCAGACTCAAGAGGAGACAATCATGGCTCTGCGAAAGAAGTTTGAAGAGAAAAAGCAAGACTAtcaaaaaatgaagacaattttaAGCAAACCATCAAAGCAGGCAGCAGCAAACACTCGTAAAAACACAGAGGCCCACAGAAAA TCTGGATTGAAGAAGATAAACTGGGAGGACTTGGAGCAGAGTTTAGAGGAGTACATCGAGAGGAAAGACTCTCAAATTGTATCACAACGGGGACCACTCGGCAAATAA